From Etheostoma cragini isolate CJK2018 chromosome 17, CSU_Ecrag_1.0, whole genome shotgun sequence, one genomic window encodes:
- the epcam gene encoding epithelial cell adhesion molecule translates to MNIWIALVLVACAAAASAQNCQCGTMKWAACDGTPCVCTLMVGDNVKQPLDCTKLIPKCFLMKAEMYRAKKGLSTRTGGKPVETAFVDNDGIYDPECESDGKFKAKQCNNTEECWCVNSAGVRRTDKGDKNIKCDKLVETHWVRLQLTHKPVTTPLDVANLKAAIGNAIHQRYGNFNKSMVESVEYDPEARMIVVDVKKAIGNRQHDLSNMAYYMEKDVKVLPLFIDQAKFMPQVGSQNVEMENILVYYVDEEAPTFTMKHLTGGIIAVIVVVILAVVAGLLVLFFAKKRQDRKYKQAQTSEMATMS, encoded by the exons ATGAACATTTGGATTGCCCTCGTTCTCGTCGCCTGCGCTGCGGCAGCCTCAGCTCAAAACT GCCAATGTGGAACCATGAAATGGGCAGCCTGTGACGGGACACCATGTGTGTGTACCCTTATGGTCGGTGACAACGTGAAACAACCCCTGGACTGCACCAAAT TGATCCCTAAGTGCTTCCTGATGAAGGCGGAGATGTACAGAGCTAAAAAGGGCCTGTCCACTCGTACAGGAGGAAAGCCAGTGGAGACGGCCTTTGTGGACAACGACGGCATCTATGACCCGGAGTGTGAAAGCGATGGCAAATTCAAAGCCAAGCAGTGCAACAACACCGAGGAGTGCTGGTGTGTCAACAGTGCCGGTGTTCGTAGAACTGACAAGGGAGACAAGAATATCAAGTGTGACAAGCTGGTGGAGACCCA CTGGGTTCGTCTTCAGCTGACTCACAAACCTGTGACCACTCCATTGGATGTCGCCAATTTGAAGGC TGCAATTGGAAACGCCATTCATCAACGTTATGGCAACTTTAATAAGAGCATGGTGGAAAGTGTTGAG TATGATCCTGAGGCTCGCATGATTGTGGTGGATGTGAAGAAGGCGATAGGAAACCGCCAGCATGACCTGAGCAACATGGCTTACTACATGGAGAAGGAT GTGAAGGTGCTGCCTCTGTTCATCGACCAGGCGAAGTTCATGCCACAGGTGGGCAGCCAGAACGTAGAGATGGAGAACATCCTGGTGTACTATGTGGACGAGGAGGCCCCAACGTTCACCATGAAGCACCTGACCGGTGGGATCATCGCTGTCATCGTGGTGGTGATCCTGGCTGTGGTTGCCGGCCTGCTGGTCCTG TTCTTCGCCAAAAAGCGACAGGACCGGAAGTACAAACAAGCCCAG acAAGCGAGATGGCGACCATGTCTTAA